DNA from Fibrobacterota bacterium:
ACGAAGCGCGTTTCACGGATCGTCCAAAGGCCGAAGGCGCGGCGCGTGGCGCCGGCGACCCGCCAGGCCGGGCTTTCGGAGTAGAGGAACGGCGCTTGCGAGAAGTCCTTGGCCCATTGGCCCATGGCGAGGTACGCATGCAAAGGCAAGGTCGCCCGCTCGAGTTCCAGGAACACTTGATCGCCGGGTTTGGCCTCGAGATTGGACTTGGCTTCGGAAAGCGCGGCCAGGAAGTCGCGACGCACGGCGGGCCCCGCCCCTGAGGCTTCCAGGAGGGAAAGCGCGCGCTGCGCGTATTTCAGGTTCTGGACGGTTTCGATGCCCGTGAGTTCGGAAAAGAACCAGGCGCAACTGGTGAAGATGTAGTGCGAGAAGCGGAGGATCTCGATTAGATCGGCCGCGCGGGTCTTGTCCGCTTCCGGTTTGAGGTTGGCTTCCCACCAGGCCTTGCGGACGCTGGCATCGAGTTGCCAGGCCAGAAGCGCGCTATCTTGCGCGCGCGCCCAGTCCTTGAATAGCAATGGCCCGCCCGTCTGCACGAAGGTGTCGGCGGCGAGGTACAGGAGATCGAAGGCATGGCGCAAGGGCCCGCGCCACTTCTGGTTCCAGCCCGGCTGCCCTCCGGTGGAACAACCGCAGTCTTCCTTCCACCGGGCCACGCCGTGGGCGCACGACCAGGCCGTGCCGTCGCCGTGGGCGTTCTTCAGCCGTACCTCATGGCTCGGGGGATGCTTGGCGAGGAACCAGGCGTAGTTGACCGGGGTCATCTCCAGCTTCGGAGCCACGTCCTGGAAGAGGAAGGCGGCGCACATGTCGCCGAAAGGTTCGTGGTGGCCGTAAGACTCGCCATCGGTGCAGACGGAAACCAACTGGTCGTTGGCGTCGCGATGATCGAAGGCGCCGGAGATGCGCTCGCCGAAACGCACCGCGTCCTTCAGGAGATGTTCGAACCCGACTCCGTGGGAAAGCGGTCCGTCGTAAAAGAAGACGTCCAGATAGCCCTTCTCGATGGGCGTGCCCTCGGCATCCACGGGGAAGATGCGGTACGGGCGGCGCGGATCGACGTTGTTGTGCGAAACGTCGGACCAGGTTTCTTCGCTGAGGGCGCGCACTTTGTAGGCCTGGGTGGGCGCCAGGACGGTGAATTTGATTCCCTCCCGGATCAAGGCCACCACGGTATCCATGTTGATGGCCGTCTCCGCGCACCACATGCCTTCGGGCTTTCGTTTGTAGCGGCGTTCGAAGTCGGCGACGCCCCAACGGATCTGCAGGCGCTTTTGCTCGGCGGTGGCCAAGGGCATGATGACGTGGTTATAGACCTGGGCCAACGCGTTGCCGTGGCCTTCCAGGCGCTCGCAACTGAGGCGGTCCGCCTCCAGGATGCGGGAGTAGGTGTAGGCATGCTTCTCTTCCA
Protein-coding regions in this window:
- a CDS encoding DUF3536 domain-containing protein, which produces MVLRMALPKTNRYFCIHGHFYQPPRENPLMDQVELQPSAAPIHDWNERVFRECYAPNGASRILDSHGRIRDIANNYAYMSFNIGPTLFSWLEEKHAYTYSRILEADRLSCERLEGHGNALAQVYNHVIMPLATAEQKRLQIRWGVADFERRYKRKPEGMWCAETAINMDTVVALIREGIKFTVLAPTQAYKVRALSEETWSDVSHNNVDPRRPYRIFPVDAEGTPIEKGYLDVFFYDGPLSHGVGFEHLLKDAVRFGERISGAFDHRDANDQLVSVCTDGESYGHHEPFGDMCAAFLFQDVAPKLEMTPVNYAWFLAKHPPSHEVRLKNAHGDGTAWSCAHGVARWKEDCGCSTGGQPGWNQKWRGPLRHAFDLLYLAADTFVQTGGPLLFKDWARAQDSALLAWQLDASVRKAWWEANLKPEADKTRAADLIEILRFSHYIFTSCAWFFSELTGIETVQNLKYAQRALSLLEASGAGPAVRRDFLAALSEAKSNLEAKPGDQVFLELERATLPLHAYLAMGQWAKDFSQAPFLYSESPAWRVAGATRRAFGLWTIRETRFVHEVTGASEVAWLIFHEDGFDAEVYAYCHRPPVPLEAWMPDTSPHSETVKEWLAPLNPMVLSARDLPLDIKAAMTRRLKNDFWRESEPEVRMQEWRLAVKQRQFHRLDWNLPRSVRQSANLIENFRMVEALLAGIAKDDIAELLRALVLATNLRVQGYPAHLGPAKARLHDYLLVIGKRLIESDVRMDLKPFFVLLDLMDTLKLNQERYRIENLAFPILKALNSWKEGSPFPMKFDPEDAILLLDRLNFNTEAAKRYLDSRKAAEA